From a single Candidatus Thorarchaeota archaeon genomic region:
- a CDS encoding NAD(P)/FAD-dependent oxidoreductase, with amino-acid sequence MTYDIVVAGTGPAGLKTAEQTAARGLKTLVLEKRAKVTDSLMGELVTDKAIKLLRIKPDSEYVGNKFTAIIGESLDTGANIVVDRSLLGNSYLLDEDKCQELMRDRAIADGAEFRYQARVDRVIKKDNQVTGVVYNRSEEVQAPLTIGADGSFSRVSATAGFTHPKWLLSYGYRFKLEGCKGIDPNTAYFYVGRDVGLGYLWLYPRSETEVNLGIGRVPSSQDQWNRLPPMQDVLRKYMKTHPETRDAKIAAINGGVVPCAGIIPRFTDAGVALVGNAAGQVSSIVGGGVTTCLHAGTLLARHARRMVEEQDFSQKSVYRYEKEYRASKLANNIQNTGKGMWAVSKYAMFNDPIEAAEIVLSELDATTLNEVVQGHVSLGTVMKLLTDFLPMAMRIGKGYLKSIAVSGL; translated from the coding sequence ATGACCTATGACATTGTGGTGGCCGGCACAGGCCCTGCTGGATTAAAGACTGCTGAACAGACAGCAGCACGAGGATTGAAGACGCTGGTTCTCGAAAAGAGAGCGAAAGTGACAGATTCATTGATGGGAGAGCTGGTCACGGATAAGGCCATCAAATTACTGCGGATTAAACCGGACTCCGAGTATGTTGGCAACAAGTTCACTGCGATCATTGGAGAAAGCCTCGATACCGGAGCGAATATCGTGGTTGACCGATCACTCCTTGGAAACTCATACCTGCTTGACGAGGACAAGTGCCAAGAGCTGATGAGAGACAGAGCCATTGCAGATGGAGCCGAGTTCAGGTACCAAGCACGGGTGGACAGGGTGATCAAGAAAGATAATCAGGTCACAGGAGTGGTATACAATCGTTCCGAAGAAGTCCAAGCGCCACTCACCATCGGCGCAGATGGGTCCTTCAGTCGAGTATCGGCCACCGCGGGATTCACTCACCCCAAATGGCTTCTCAGCTATGGGTACAGGTTTAAACTCGAAGGGTGCAAAGGAATAGATCCAAACACCGCGTACTTCTATGTCGGGCGCGATGTGGGTCTTGGCTACCTCTGGTTGTACCCGCGCAGTGAGACCGAGGTCAATCTTGGAATAGGTCGAGTCCCATCGAGCCAAGACCAATGGAATCGTTTACCTCCAATGCAGGATGTGCTACGCAAATACATGAAGACCCATCCTGAGACGAGAGATGCCAAGATCGCCGCGATAAATGGTGGAGTAGTCCCCTGCGCAGGAATTATCCCGCGCTTTACCGATGCAGGAGTTGCACTTGTAGGAAATGCGGCGGGACAGGTCTCATCGATCGTGGGTGGCGGTGTAACAACATGCCTCCATGCAGGAACGCTTCTTGCAAGACACGCGCGACGCATGGTAGAAGAACAGGACTTTTCACAGAAGAGCGTCTATCGCTATGAGAAAGAATACAGAGCATCCAAACTGGCAAATAATATTCAGAATACAGGAAAGGGCATGTGGGCGGTCTCGAAGTATGCAATGTTCAATGATCCAATTGAGGCAGCCGAGATCGTCTTGAGCGAGCTTGATGCAACTACCCTAAATGAGGTCGTTCAGGGCCATGTGAGTCTCGGGACGGTCATGAAGCTGTTAACAGATTTCCTACCAATGGCAATGAGAATAGGCAAAGGTTATCTCAAGAGCATTGCAGTCAGTGGTCTATGA
- a CDS encoding threonyl-tRNA synthetase editing domain-containing protein: protein MFHLESFWYRPNEADEAIKDEHRYGDSILVWIQAEERDEENRTAVLRKMVKNIRWLAQKVGTKTVILHSFAHLGPSKADPKVADEIIEEVAERLRAREFEVHIVPFGIFHEFAMHVRGPSIAKVYKAF, encoded by the coding sequence ATGTTTCATCTAGAGAGTTTTTGGTATCGGCCGAACGAGGCCGACGAGGCGATCAAGGACGAGCACCGTTATGGTGATTCTATACTCGTCTGGATTCAAGCAGAGGAGCGCGACGAGGAGAACAGGACTGCGGTCTTGAGAAAGATGGTGAAGAACATTCGTTGGCTTGCCCAAAAGGTCGGCACAAAGACTGTCATCCTACATTCGTTTGCTCATCTCGGTCCGAGCAAGGCTGACCCCAAGGTGGCTGACGAGATCATCGAGGAAGTTGCGGAACGATTGCGGGCCCGCGAGTTCGAGGTTCATATCGTTCCATTCGGGATCTTTCACGAGTTTGCCATGCATGTGCGGGGACCATCCATTGCGAAGGTCTACAAGGCTTTCTAG